A window of the Streptomyces sp. NBC_00250 genome harbors these coding sequences:
- a CDS encoding SLATT domain-containing protein yields MDATPTAAASHPAAPASTPVPDAPPGGASETGADGEANRRRALDAEFRRLEESAMWSAQCQFEEGKRWRATHWALGLPATLLAAIAGTTALVESTGATAAGILALLSAGLGAVLTTVNAPQRASQAVAAANVYLSIQTAARQHREIDLPAWTTVEAREALAALTTRRDEQNAGADPPSRRAYRKARANLNAGGQTYTVDGPAPL; encoded by the coding sequence GTGGACGCCACACCGACCGCCGCAGCATCGCACCCGGCAGCCCCCGCCTCGACCCCCGTCCCGGACGCCCCTCCGGGCGGGGCGTCGGAGACCGGTGCCGACGGCGAGGCGAACCGCCGCCGGGCCCTCGACGCGGAGTTCCGCCGTCTGGAGGAGAGCGCCATGTGGAGCGCGCAGTGCCAGTTCGAAGAGGGCAAGCGCTGGCGGGCGACGCACTGGGCTCTCGGCCTCCCCGCGACCCTGCTGGCCGCCATCGCGGGGACGACCGCGCTCGTGGAGTCCACGGGCGCGACCGCCGCCGGCATCCTGGCGCTGCTGTCGGCCGGCCTGGGCGCGGTCCTCACCACGGTGAACGCGCCCCAGCGGGCGAGTCAGGCCGTCGCCGCGGCGAACGTCTACCTGTCGATTCAGACGGCGGCCCGACAGCACCGCGAGATCGACCTGCCGGCCTGGACCACCGTCGAGGCCCGCGAGGCCCTGGCCGCGTTGACCACCCGCCGCGACGAACAGAATGCCGGCGCCGACCCGCCCAGCCGCCGCGCCTACCGCAAGGCACGCGCCAACCTCAACGCCGGAGGCCAGACCTACACGGTCGACGGCCCCGCACCACTCTGA
- the xdhC gene encoding xanthine dehydrogenase accessory protein XdhC, which translates to MTWVAAVTRLRARREPGVLVTVAAVRGHAPRDAGAKLVVGRTETWGSIGGGNVEAVAIDRAREMIVSAEPDPELLDFALNDKVTNQHGVQCCGGTVSVLLEPLPVVRAVAVFGVGHVGMELARILARQDLDLHLIDSRSAILTEQRLDVLADAVAQIHVHHTPLLPEDVLEELPHGTHVLIMTHDHAEDAALCDAALRTTHLGSIGLIGSAAKWGRFRRRLVTEGGHAESTIDRIKTPIGLGDITGKEPATIAVSVAADLLRTFETEGS; encoded by the coding sequence ATGACATGGGTCGCCGCGGTCACCAGGCTGCGAGCACGCCGGGAGCCCGGCGTACTGGTGACCGTCGCGGCCGTGCGCGGCCACGCACCCCGTGACGCCGGTGCGAAGCTCGTGGTGGGGCGGACCGAGACATGGGGCTCGATCGGTGGCGGCAACGTCGAGGCGGTCGCGATCGACCGGGCCCGGGAGATGATCGTCTCGGCCGAACCCGATCCGGAACTGCTCGACTTCGCCCTGAACGACAAGGTGACCAACCAGCACGGCGTGCAATGCTGCGGCGGCACGGTGTCGGTGCTGCTCGAACCACTCCCGGTGGTACGAGCGGTGGCCGTCTTCGGAGTCGGTCACGTCGGAATGGAACTGGCGCGCATCCTCGCGCGCCAGGACCTCGACCTCCATCTGATCGACAGCCGCTCCGCCATCCTCACCGAGCAGCGGCTCGACGTGCTCGCGGACGCGGTGGCCCAGATCCACGTGCACCACACACCGCTGTTGCCCGAGGACGTGCTCGAGGAGTTGCCGCACGGGACCCACGTCCTGATCATGACTCATGATCACGCCGAGGACGCTGCTCTGTGCGACGCCGCCTTGCGCACCACCCATCTCGGCTCGATCGGGCTGATCGGGTCGGCGGCCAAATGGGGACGCTTCCGCAGACGCCTCGTCACCGAGGGCGGCCACGCCGAGTCCACGATCGACCGGATCAAGACCCCGATCGGGCTCGGCGACATCACCGGCAAGGAACCCGCGACGATCGCCGTGAGTGTCGCCGCCGATCTGCTGCGCACCTTCGAAACCGAGGGGAGCTGA
- the xdhB gene encoding xanthine dehydrogenase molybdopterin binding subunit has translation MSRLSQRPEKPVVGVPMPHESAALHVTGAALYTDDLVHRTKDVLHAHPVQVMKAHGRITALRTEPALTVPGVVRVLTAADVPGVNDAGMKHDEPLFPDTVMFHGHAVAWVLAETLEAARLGAAAVEVELDERPSLVTLREAIEAGSFHGARPVMLTGDVDAGFADSAHVFTGELQFSDQEHFYLETHAALAHIDEAEQVFVQSSTQHPSETQEIVAHVLGLHSHEVTVQCLRMGGGFGGKEMQPHGFAAVAALGAKLTGRPVRVRLNRTQDLTMSGKRHGFHAQWKIGFDADGRIRALDATLTADGGWSLDLSEPVVARALCHIDNTYWIPNARIAGRIARTNKVSNTAFRGFGGPQGMLVIEDIMGRCAPLLGLDPMELRERNFYQRGQSTPYGQQVVQPERISAVWQQVQDDAGIADRKREIAAFNAAHPHTKRALAMTGIKFGISFNLTAFNQGGALVLIYKDGSVLINHGGTEMGQGLHTKMLQVAATTLGIPLHKVRLAPTRTDKVPNTSATAASAGTDLNGAAVKNACEQLRERLLQVAATRLGSNASDVRIVEGVARTLGSDQELAWDDLVRTAYFQRVQLSAAGFYRTEGLHWDAKAFQGSPFKYFSHGAAAAEVEVDGFTGAYRIRRVDIVHDVGDSLSPMIDIGQVEGGFVQGAGWLTLEDMRWDAGDGPNRGRLLTQAASTYKLPSFSEMPEEFHVTLLQNATEEGAVYGSKAVGEPPLMLAFSVREALRQAAAAFGPSGVSVELASPATPEAVYWAIQAARRSDASRNGDVPHGHTRNGPAADGTTRAEAEALSGA, from the coding sequence ATGAGTCGACTGTCCCAGCGTCCGGAGAAGCCGGTCGTCGGCGTCCCGATGCCGCACGAGAGCGCCGCGCTGCACGTCACCGGCGCCGCGCTCTACACCGACGACCTGGTCCACCGGACCAAGGACGTCCTGCACGCCCACCCGGTCCAGGTCATGAAGGCCCACGGCAGGATCACCGCGCTGCGCACCGAGCCCGCGCTCACCGTGCCCGGCGTGGTCCGCGTCCTGACCGCGGCGGACGTGCCCGGTGTCAACGACGCCGGGATGAAGCACGACGAGCCGCTGTTCCCCGACACGGTCATGTTCCACGGCCATGCCGTCGCCTGGGTGCTCGCCGAGACCCTGGAGGCGGCCCGGCTCGGTGCGGCGGCCGTCGAGGTGGAACTGGACGAACGGCCCTCTCTGGTCACGCTGCGGGAGGCCATCGAGGCCGGCAGCTTTCACGGCGCCCGTCCCGTGATGCTGACCGGCGACGTCGACGCGGGCTTCGCCGACTCCGCGCACGTGTTCACGGGAGAGCTCCAGTTCTCCGATCAGGAGCACTTCTACCTGGAGACGCACGCGGCGCTGGCCCACATCGACGAGGCCGAGCAGGTGTTCGTCCAGAGCAGCACGCAGCACCCCTCCGAGACCCAGGAGATCGTCGCCCACGTGCTCGGGCTGCACAGCCACGAGGTGACGGTGCAGTGCCTCCGGATGGGCGGCGGCTTCGGCGGCAAGGAGATGCAGCCGCACGGGTTCGCGGCCGTCGCCGCGCTCGGTGCCAAGCTGACCGGACGGCCGGTCCGGGTGCGGCTCAACCGGACACAGGACCTGACCATGTCCGGCAAGCGGCACGGGTTCCACGCCCAGTGGAAGATCGGCTTCGACGCGGACGGCCGCATCCGGGCCCTGGACGCCACCCTGACCGCGGACGGCGGCTGGAGCCTGGACCTGTCCGAGCCGGTGGTCGCCCGGGCACTGTGCCACATCGACAACACCTACTGGATTCCGAACGCGCGCATCGCCGGTCGCATCGCCAGGACCAACAAGGTCTCCAACACGGCCTTCCGGGGCTTCGGGGGACCGCAGGGCATGCTGGTGATCGAAGACATCATGGGCCGGTGCGCACCGCTGCTCGGCCTCGATCCGATGGAGCTGAGGGAGCGCAACTTCTACCAGCGGGGGCAGTCGACTCCGTACGGTCAGCAGGTCGTCCAGCCCGAACGGATCTCCGCGGTCTGGCAGCAGGTCCAGGACGACGCGGGCATCGCCGACCGCAAGCGCGAGATCGCCGCCTTCAACGCCGCGCACCCGCACACCAAGCGCGCGCTCGCGATGACCGGCATCAAGTTCGGGATCTCCTTCAACCTCACCGCCTTCAATCAGGGCGGCGCGCTGGTGCTGATCTACAAGGACGGCTCGGTCCTGATCAACCACGGCGGCACCGAGATGGGACAGGGCCTCCACACCAAGATGCTGCAGGTGGCGGCGACCACGCTGGGCATCCCGCTCCACAAGGTGCGACTGGCCCCGACGCGTACCGACAAGGTGCCCAACACCTCGGCCACGGCCGCGAGCGCGGGCACGGACCTCAACGGCGCCGCGGTGAAGAACGCCTGCGAGCAGCTGCGCGAGCGGCTGCTGCAGGTGGCCGCCACCCGGCTGGGGTCGAACGCCTCGGACGTACGCATCGTCGAGGGCGTCGCCCGCACCCTGGGCAGCGACCAGGAGCTGGCCTGGGACGACCTCGTGCGCACCGCGTACTTCCAGCGAGTGCAGCTGTCGGCGGCCGGCTTCTACCGCACCGAGGGTCTGCACTGGGACGCGAAGGCGTTCCAGGGCTCGCCGTTCAAGTACTTCTCCCACGGCGCCGCCGCGGCGGAGGTCGAGGTGGACGGCTTCACCGGCGCGTACCGCATCCGTCGGGTGGACATCGTGCACGACGTCGGCGACAGCCTGTCCCCGATGATCGACATCGGCCAGGTCGAGGGCGGCTTCGTGCAGGGCGCGGGCTGGCTGACGCTCGAGGACATGCGCTGGGACGCCGGTGACGGGCCGAACCGCGGCCGGCTGCTGACGCAGGCCGCGAGCACGTACAAGCTGCCCAGCTTCTCGGAGATGCCCGAGGAGTTCCACGTCACGCTGCTGCAGAACGCCACCGAAGAGGGCGCCGTGTACGGGTCCAAGGCGGTGGGGGAGCCCCCGCTCATGCTGGCGTTCTCGGTGCGAGAGGCGCTGCGGCAGGCCGCTGCCGCGTTCGGTCCGAGCGGGGTCAGCGTCGAGTTGGCGTCGCCCGCGACGCCTGAGGCGGTGTACTGGGCGATCCAGGCGGCCCGCCGGAGCGACGCCTCCCGGAACGGTGACGTCCCGCACGGCCACACCCGCAACGGGCCGGCGGCCGACGGCACGACCCGCGCCGAGGCAGAAGCGCTGAGCGGTGCCTGA
- a CDS encoding xanthine dehydrogenase small subunit → MVAARITVNGKETPLAPAAPHTTALDFLRERGLTGTKEGCAEGECGACSVLVARPGVHKPTDWVAVNACLVPAAALDGQELITSEGLATAGRPGTAPTLHPVQEEMAVRGGSQCGYCTPGFVCSMAAEYYRPDRRVNAESPQGVTDGAHRTSTVDTARGHSHRDSTDHEHDHEHGPNGFDLHALSGNLCRCTGYRPIRDAAFAVGTPIAEDPLAQRREQSPPAPVATDYVQDANSFLRRNTLAETLRLLRERPEAVVVAGSTDWGVEVNIRSRRAGCVVAVDRLPELRELRFESDVIEIGAALTLTEIERRLDGGVPLLADLFPQFASRLIRNGATLGGNLGTGSPIGDSPPALLALEASLVLTDTDGEREVPLADYFTGYRQSVRRPGELIRTVRVPLPLSPVTAFHKIAKRRFDDISSVAAAFALDIEDGIVRKARIGLGGVAATPIRALATESALEGRPWTAETVEAAAEVLRVEGTPMDDHRASADYRSAMLGQSLLKTYAQTTEAVSS, encoded by the coding sequence ATGGTAGCCGCGCGGATCACCGTCAACGGGAAGGAAACACCCCTCGCTCCCGCCGCGCCCCACACCACGGCGCTGGACTTCCTGCGTGAACGAGGCCTCACCGGCACCAAGGAAGGCTGTGCCGAGGGCGAATGCGGTGCCTGTTCCGTGCTCGTGGCCCGGCCCGGGGTGCACAAGCCCACCGACTGGGTGGCGGTCAACGCCTGCCTGGTCCCGGCCGCGGCGCTCGACGGTCAGGAGCTCATCACCTCGGAGGGCCTCGCCACGGCGGGCAGGCCCGGCACGGCGCCCACTCTGCACCCGGTGCAGGAGGAGATGGCGGTCCGCGGCGGCTCCCAATGCGGCTACTGCACACCGGGCTTCGTCTGCAGCATGGCCGCCGAGTACTACCGCCCCGACCGCCGTGTGAACGCCGAGTCCCCCCAGGGCGTGACGGACGGTGCCCACCGCACCAGCACCGTCGACACCGCCCGCGGCCACAGCCACCGCGACAGCACCGACCACGAGCACGACCACGAGCACGGTCCGAACGGCTTCGACCTGCACGCGCTGAGCGGGAACCTGTGCCGCTGCACCGGCTACCGCCCCATCCGCGACGCCGCATTCGCCGTCGGTACGCCCATCGCCGAGGACCCTCTCGCCCAGCGCCGAGAGCAGTCCCCGCCCGCGCCGGTCGCCACCGACTACGTACAGGACGCCAATTCGTTCCTGCGCAGGAACACCCTGGCCGAAACGCTGCGGTTGCTGCGCGAGCGCCCCGAAGCGGTGGTGGTCGCCGGCTCCACCGACTGGGGCGTGGAGGTCAACATCCGTTCCCGCCGGGCCGGTTGCGTGGTGGCAGTCGACCGTCTTCCCGAACTGCGGGAGCTGCGGTTCGAGTCCGACGTCATCGAGATCGGGGCGGCGCTGACGCTCACCGAGATCGAGCGGCGCCTCGACGGCGGTGTCCCGCTCCTCGCCGATCTGTTCCCGCAGTTCGCATCCCGGCTCATCCGCAACGGCGCGACCCTGGGCGGCAACCTGGGCACCGGCTCCCCGATCGGTGACAGCCCGCCGGCACTGCTCGCGCTGGAGGCATCGCTGGTGCTCACCGACACCGACGGTGAGCGCGAGGTCCCCCTCGCGGACTACTTCACCGGCTACCGGCAGAGCGTGCGCCGTCCCGGCGAGCTGATCCGAACGGTACGGGTCCCGCTGCCGCTGTCTCCGGTCACCGCCTTCCACAAGATCGCCAAGCGGCGCTTCGACGACATCTCCAGCGTCGCGGCCGCCTTCGCGCTCGACATCGAGGACGGGATCGTACGCAAGGCACGCATCGGCCTGGGAGGCGTGGCCGCCACCCCGATCCGCGCCCTCGCGACCGAGTCGGCCCTGGAGGGCAGGCCGTGGACGGCGGAGACCGTCGAGGCCGCGGCCGAGGTGCTGCGGGTCGAGGGCACCCCCATGGACGATCACCGAGCCAGCGCCGACTACCGCTCCGCGATGCTCGGCCAGAGCCTGTTGAAGACGTACGCGCAGACCACCGAGGCGGTGTCGTCATGA
- a CDS encoding PI-PLC domain-containing protein encodes MPTMNMPSRSPRLGAAPRSGPCSAGTTSSTRPVRFSFVLLLLLSLLGIPALASAATTPPARSVTAAAATANGSAVAQAQARWGDRRLDQVSFLGTHNAFTNYEDSRWSSVGQSESIRHQLENGVRGLSLDTHWYERSTWLCVISFGSDCYPSDVYLCHGECKTFAGVTYALPRQSFQSSMQTVVDFLAANPQEVVTIFLEDYVSAQQLGNSLGRVPGLAQMLFRPDAWNVRQQGWPRMTDLVGSGKRLLIFSDAPDREHLGVMYDKAWTVSNFWSLGDLGNDLSCVSRWSDVPLDRQEPGFRRLFTMSHHRNVPTVINAALDNGAKLRDRINQQCRPAAGDRDPNFVSVDFHRTSDGSGHTPASIVAELNARD; translated from the coding sequence ATGCCGACCATGAACATGCCATCCCGGAGCCCCCGTCTCGGCGCGGCCCCGCGGTCCGGACCGTGCTCGGCCGGGACCACGTCCTCGACGAGACCCGTCCGGTTCTCCTTCGTCCTCCTACTCCTGCTGAGCCTTCTCGGGATACCGGCCCTGGCCAGTGCGGCGACGACCCCGCCCGCCCGATCCGTCACGGCCGCCGCCGCCACGGCGAACGGCTCCGCCGTGGCCCAGGCCCAGGCACGCTGGGGCGACCGGCGACTCGACCAGGTCTCCTTCCTCGGAACCCACAACGCGTTCACCAACTACGAGGACTCCCGCTGGAGTTCGGTGGGCCAGTCCGAGTCCATACGCCACCAGCTCGAGAACGGCGTGCGCGGCCTGAGCCTGGACACCCACTGGTACGAGCGCAGCACGTGGCTCTGCGTCATCAGCTTCGGAAGCGACTGCTACCCGAGCGACGTCTACCTCTGCCACGGCGAATGCAAGACCTTCGCCGGGGTCACGTACGCGCTGCCCCGTCAGTCCTTCCAGAGCAGCATGCAGACCGTGGTGGACTTCCTCGCGGCGAACCCCCAGGAGGTGGTGACCATCTTCCTGGAGGACTACGTCAGCGCCCAGCAACTGGGCAACTCACTCGGCCGGGTACCCGGCCTCGCCCAGATGCTCTTCCGGCCGGATGCGTGGAACGTGCGCCAGCAGGGGTGGCCGAGGATGACCGACCTCGTCGGCTCGGGGAAGCGCCTGCTGATCTTCAGCGACGCGCCTGACCGTGAGCACCTGGGGGTCATGTACGACAAGGCCTGGACCGTCAGCAACTTCTGGAGCCTCGGGGACCTCGGCAACGACCTCTCCTGCGTCAGCCGGTGGTCCGACGTACCGCTGGACCGTCAGGAACCGGGCTTCCGGCGGCTCTTCACCATGAGCCACCATCGGAACGTTCCCACGGTCATCAACGCCGCTCTGGACAACGGGGCCAAACTGCGGGACCGCATCAACCAGCAATGCCGCCCGGCGGCCGGCGACCGCGACCCGAACTTCGTCTCGGTCGACTTCCACCGGACATCCGACGGGAGCGGCCACACGCCGGCCTCGATCGTCGCGGAACTGAACGCCCGCGACTGA
- a CDS encoding FAD-binding oxidoreductase, which yields MSGTTTQPTPSAPLRSWWGWGWESAHPDDAECVAMGALLPGTLARPLPVPRIADLDIGAPAVQPSASLARLISTDPGDRAAHAMGKAYRDIARALRGRPGRIPDLVAFPTGEREVADLLDWAGEHRVAVVPFGGGSSVVGGIEYRGDRHRAVLSLDLTKMDRVLEVDSEGRAARIQAGTLGPSLENQLRPHGLTLRHFPQSFEFSTLGGWLATRAGGHYATGRTHIDDFVQSLRVVTPAGTAESWRLPASGAGPSPDRMFLGSEGSLGIITEAWVRLQARPVHKASASLAFDDFAAALGAVRALAQSDLAPANCRLLDSGEAALAGAARDGSAVLVLGFESADAPVDARLAQAVDLARSHGGRREPSGAGADGAPVDGAVNAWRSAFLRMPYLRDGLARMGAVAETFETAATWDRVPALVEDVRRTVNEAALKISGHPATVNCRLTHVYPDGAAPYFTVLAAGRPGDEVAFWDELKAVVGEVLHRHRATITHHHAVGRDHRPGYDRQRPEPFALALRAAKGALDPYGILNPGVLVD from the coding sequence ATGTCCGGCACGACGACGCAGCCGACCCCTTCCGCCCCCCTTCGGTCCTGGTGGGGCTGGGGGTGGGAGAGCGCCCACCCCGACGACGCCGAGTGCGTGGCGATGGGCGCCCTGCTGCCCGGAACCCTGGCCCGACCGCTCCCCGTACCCCGTATCGCCGATCTGGACATCGGGGCACCCGCCGTCCAGCCCTCCGCGAGCCTGGCGCGGCTGATCAGCACCGATCCGGGCGACCGCGCGGCCCACGCGATGGGCAAGGCGTACCGGGACATCGCGCGCGCCCTGCGCGGTCGTCCGGGCCGGATCCCCGACCTGGTCGCGTTCCCGACGGGGGAGCGGGAGGTGGCCGACCTCCTGGACTGGGCCGGCGAACACCGGGTCGCCGTCGTGCCCTTCGGCGGCGGGTCCTCGGTGGTGGGCGGGATCGAGTACCGGGGCGACCGCCATCGCGCGGTGCTCTCCCTCGACCTGACCAAGATGGACCGGGTGCTGGAGGTCGACTCCGAGGGCAGGGCCGCCCGCATCCAGGCGGGGACGCTCGGACCGAGCCTGGAGAACCAGCTGCGTCCGCACGGCCTGACGCTCCGGCACTTCCCGCAGAGCTTCGAGTTCTCCACCCTCGGCGGCTGGCTCGCGACCCGGGCCGGCGGCCACTATGCCACCGGCCGCACGCACATCGACGACTTCGTCCAGTCCCTGCGGGTGGTCACCCCGGCCGGCACCGCGGAGTCGTGGCGGCTGCCCGCCTCGGGCGCGGGTCCCTCGCCGGACCGGATGTTCCTCGGCTCGGAGGGCTCGCTCGGCATCATCACCGAGGCGTGGGTACGGCTCCAGGCCCGCCCGGTCCACAAGGCGTCCGCCTCGCTCGCCTTCGACGACTTCGCCGCCGCGCTCGGGGCGGTCCGCGCCCTCGCGCAGTCCGACCTCGCCCCCGCCAACTGCCGGCTGCTCGACTCCGGCGAGGCCGCGCTGGCCGGTGCCGCGCGGGACGGCTCGGCCGTCCTCGTCCTGGGCTTCGAGTCCGCCGACGCCCCGGTCGACGCCCGGCTCGCACAGGCCGTCGACCTGGCTCGCTCCCACGGGGGCCGACGCGAGCCGTCCGGGGCCGGTGCGGACGGTGCTCCCGTCGACGGGGCGGTGAACGCGTGGCGGTCGGCGTTCCTGCGCATGCCCTACCTCCGGGACGGCCTGGCGCGGATGGGTGCCGTCGCGGAGACCTTCGAGACGGCGGCCACCTGGGACCGTGTCCCCGCCCTCGTCGAGGACGTCCGCAGGACGGTCAACGAGGCGGCGCTCAAGATCTCGGGCCACCCGGCCACCGTCAACTGCCGTCTCACGCACGTCTATCCGGACGGCGCGGCGCCCTACTTCACGGTGCTCGCCGCGGGCCGCCCGGGGGACGAGGTCGCCTTCTGGGACGAGCTGAAGGCGGTGGTGGGGGAGGTGCTCCACCGCCACCGGGCCACCATCACCCACCACCACGCCGTCGGCCGCGACCACCGGCCGGGCTACGACCGCCAGCGGCCGGAGCCGTTCGCCCTCGCGCTGCGCGCCGCCAAGGGCGCCCTCGACCCTTACGGCATCCTCAACCCGGGGGTGCTGGTGGACTGA